A genomic window from Bradyrhizobium lupini includes:
- a CDS encoding DUF3307 domain-containing protein codes for MLLLTFKHIIADFVLQTAWMAHGKDQKHGWALPLLVHCLVHLAVALPLILIVAPKFWFVALIDFVIHITIDRAKGLVSANFGVDLAHPWFWTLIGVDQALHHLTGFGLSIFMAAN; via the coding sequence ATGTTGCTGCTGACGTTCAAGCACATCATCGCCGATTTCGTCCTCCAGACCGCCTGGATGGCGCACGGCAAGGACCAGAAGCACGGTTGGGCCCTGCCGCTCCTGGTGCACTGCCTGGTTCACCTTGCGGTTGCGCTGCCGCTGATCCTGATCGTGGCGCCCAAATTCTGGTTTGTGGCGCTGATCGACTTCGTCATCCACATCACGATCGACCGCGCCAAGGGCCTCGTCTCAGCCAATTTCGGTGTCGATCTTGCGCATCCCTGGTTCTGGACCCTGATCGGTGTCGACCAGGCCCTGCACCATCTGACTGGCTTCGGCCTCTCCATCTTCATGGCGGCGAACTGA
- a CDS encoding TAXI family TRAP transporter solute-binding subunit, giving the protein MSTEGPTSSPIEPPPRRPKVIKTNQQQVFLYVVLTLLLSLATVWAGRMLVHNSETLTFAVGAPNSDEALFAAKLAAVLKNNASRFRIKIVNNADNAKAIAQFDRKQADLAVLRTDAKVPLRARTLAILEHDIVLLLGPGNKKIKSLAELKKKKVAVVADNDSALVFVRGILDVPEGADAERIRMAPQGATLDKLFAPASGFGAVVAIVHASRAVRDKAYEQVARRGGFTLNAIDEAKALARKIPGISSETLTAGTLSASPEIPGDDLDTIGLEWLLVAQSRMSPTTAGELARTVYENKSALGLDSGFATRIEPASVEKDAFVMAHQGAADYINDDTKSFMDKYSDLMYLGAAALSVIGSIFAAIYAKITRIAPEKASELATAILDIGERIEHAHSLDQLECLQDELEGILRGAVIGLRDGTISTDGLDTFKLGYEFVRDEIGMRRDYLKRHAGAGEKAAQDVAPSQHDESNVVVVKTAQSA; this is encoded by the coding sequence ATGAGTACTGAGGGCCCGACCTCATCGCCGATCGAGCCACCGCCCCGGCGACCCAAGGTGATCAAGACCAACCAGCAGCAGGTCTTCCTCTACGTCGTGCTGACCCTGCTGTTGTCGCTTGCCACCGTCTGGGCCGGCCGCATGCTGGTGCACAATTCGGAGACGCTGACCTTTGCGGTCGGCGCCCCCAACAGCGACGAGGCGCTGTTCGCAGCCAAGCTCGCCGCCGTCCTGAAGAACAACGCCTCGCGCTTCCGGATCAAGATCGTCAACAACGCCGACAACGCCAAGGCGATCGCCCAGTTCGATCGCAAGCAGGCCGACCTCGCGGTGCTGCGCACCGACGCCAAGGTGCCGCTGCGGGCACGCACGCTCGCGATCCTCGAGCACGATATCGTGCTGCTGCTCGGGCCCGGAAACAAGAAGATCAAGTCGCTCGCCGAGCTGAAGAAGAAGAAGGTCGCCGTCGTCGCCGACAACGACTCCGCGCTCGTCTTCGTCCGCGGTATCCTCGACGTTCCGGAGGGTGCGGACGCGGAGAGGATCCGGATGGCGCCACAGGGCGCTACGCTCGACAAGCTGTTCGCGCCGGCGAGCGGCTTTGGCGCAGTCGTCGCCATCGTCCACGCCTCGCGGGCGGTGCGGGACAAGGCGTATGAGCAGGTCGCCAGGCGCGGCGGCTTCACGCTGAACGCGATCGACGAGGCGAAAGCGCTGGCGCGCAAGATCCCCGGCATTTCCAGCGAGACGCTGACGGCGGGCACGCTGTCTGCATCGCCGGAAATTCCCGGCGACGATCTCGACACGATCGGGCTCGAATGGTTGCTGGTCGCCCAATCCAGGATGTCGCCGACGACGGCCGGGGAGCTCGCGCGCACCGTCTACGAGAACAAGTCCGCGCTCGGGCTCGACAGCGGCTTTGCCACTAGGATCGAGCCCGCCTCCGTCGAGAAGGACGCCTTCGTGATGGCGCATCAAGGGGCGGCCGACTACATCAACGACGACACCAAGTCGTTCATGGATAAGTACAGCGACCTGATGTATCTCGGCGCTGCCGCGCTCAGCGTCATCGGCTCGATCTTCGCCGCGATCTACGCCAAGATCACCCGGATCGCGCCGGAGAAGGCCAGCGAGCTGGCCACCGCCATCCTCGACATCGGCGAGCGGATCGAACATGCGCATTCGCTCGACCAGCTCGAATGTCTCCAGGACGAGCTGGAAGGCATTTTACGCGGCGCCGTCATCGGCCTCAGAGACGGCACGATCAGTACCGACGGGCTCGACACCTTCAAGCTCGGCTACGAATTCGTCCGCGACGAGATCGGCATGCGCCGCGACTATCTCAAGCGCCATGCGGGCGCGGGCGAGAAGGCCGCTCAGGATGTGGCCCCTTCCCAGCACGACGAGAGCAATGTCGTGGTGGTGAAGACAGCTCAGAGTGCCTGA
- a CDS encoding cyclic nucleotide-gated ion channel, translating to MSKPLISALAQFAAATAGRNMTRAAYVAVAVGVLAMVLLTVNPAYETAHRWVDALLWTCLVYFVYEWVVRLRHMTRQGRLALYMSSSAGLVDAVGALAVPAALILGIEPRTAWLLSVLWVLKVVPGIPGLRQLRRVLVLESGPLVSVLVIFLMVVFLASVAEYFLERDVQPQTFGSVPAALWWAVATLTTTGYGDVVPVTPLGRMVAALVMISGLGVFGLWTGILATGFAAETRRDNFLKTWESVSKVPFFAALGPAAIADVTHMLRTMELPARTMIIRKGAQGDCMYFIAAGEVEVDLPGKKVRLGDGAFFGEMALLGNNLRGANVSTTKVSRLLVLDLVDFRVLMARHPDLAETIDAEAKRRTLENK from the coding sequence ATGTCCAAGCCGCTGATCTCCGCTCTGGCCCAGTTCGCGGCCGCCACGGCCGGCCGCAACATGACCAGGGCGGCCTATGTGGCCGTCGCCGTCGGCGTGCTTGCCATGGTGCTCCTGACGGTCAACCCGGCCTATGAGACGGCACATCGCTGGGTCGACGCCCTGCTTTGGACCTGTCTCGTGTACTTCGTATACGAATGGGTGGTCCGGCTGCGCCATATGACGCGACAGGGGCGCCTTGCACTCTACATGTCCTCCTCCGCCGGGCTGGTCGACGCGGTCGGTGCGTTGGCCGTGCCGGCCGCGCTGATTCTCGGGATCGAGCCCAGGACGGCGTGGCTGCTCAGCGTGCTCTGGGTGCTGAAGGTGGTGCCGGGCATTCCCGGCCTGCGGCAGCTCCGCCGCGTGCTGGTGCTGGAATCGGGGCCGCTGGTCAGCGTGCTCGTGATCTTCCTGATGGTGGTCTTCCTGGCCTCGGTTGCCGAATATTTCCTGGAGCGGGACGTGCAGCCGCAGACGTTCGGCAGCGTGCCGGCCGCGCTGTGGTGGGCCGTCGCAACCCTGACGACGACGGGCTATGGCGACGTGGTGCCGGTGACGCCGCTGGGCCGCATGGTGGCGGCGCTGGTGATGATCTCCGGCCTCGGTGTGTTCGGCCTCTGGACCGGTATTTTGGCGACCGGCTTTGCCGCGGAGACCCGGCGCGACAATTTCCTCAAGACCTGGGAATCCGTCAGCAAGGTGCCGTTCTTTGCAGCGCTTGGACCGGCCGCCATCGCCGACGTCACCCACATGCTGCGCACCATGGAGCTGCCGGCGCGCACCATGATCATCCGCAAGGGTGCGCAGGGCGACTGCATGTATTTCATCGCCGCCGGCGAGGTCGAGGTCGACCTGCCCGGCAAGAAGGTGCGGCTCGGCGATGGCGCCTTCTTCGGCGAGATGGCCTTGCTCGGCAACAATTTGCGCGGCGCCAACGTCTCGACCACCAAGGTGTCGCGGCTTCTTGTGCTCGACCTCGTCGACTTCCGCGTGCTGATGGCGCGGCATCCCGATCTCGCCGAGACCATCGATGCCGAGGCGAAGCGGCGCACGCTCGAAAACAAATAA
- a CDS encoding enoyl-CoA hydratase/isomerase family protein: MSDTADAATGPVLELVGARATIRLNRPKHLNRLQAEDLGELVKLFDRVEADPAIRVLVLTGTGRAFSAGYDLNSVAERAVSANEQQSAGSAFEVVVNRLEDLGVPTICRLNGGVYGGATDLALACDFRIGVDTAEMFMPAARLGLHYYSSGIKRYVTRLGVDNAKKLFLTARKISAPEMLRIGYLTDMVALEFLDEEVDRLAAILAGNAPQAMRGMKRAINEFARGELDAQAADQRHRDSMRGDEIKEGIKAFAEKRPPKF; the protein is encoded by the coding sequence ATGTCGGACACAGCCGACGCAGCCACTGGCCCGGTGCTCGAACTCGTTGGCGCACGCGCCACCATCCGCCTCAACCGGCCCAAACATCTCAACCGGCTCCAGGCCGAGGATCTCGGCGAACTGGTCAAACTGTTCGACCGGGTCGAGGCCGATCCTGCTATCCGCGTGCTGGTGCTGACCGGCACGGGGCGCGCCTTCTCCGCCGGCTATGACCTCAATTCCGTTGCCGAGCGCGCGGTCAGTGCGAACGAGCAGCAGAGCGCGGGATCGGCGTTCGAGGTGGTCGTCAACCGGCTGGAGGATCTCGGCGTCCCCACGATCTGCCGGCTCAACGGCGGCGTCTATGGCGGCGCGACCGACCTCGCGCTTGCCTGCGACTTCCGCATCGGCGTCGATACCGCCGAGATGTTCATGCCCGCGGCACGGCTCGGGCTGCATTACTACAGCAGCGGCATCAAGCGTTACGTGACGCGGCTCGGCGTCGACAATGCAAAAAAACTGTTCCTGACCGCGCGAAAGATCAGCGCGCCGGAGATGCTGCGGATCGGCTATCTCACCGACATGGTGGCGTTGGAGTTTCTGGACGAGGAGGTCGACAGGCTCGCTGCGATCCTCGCCGGCAACGCGCCGCAGGCGATGCGCGGCATGAAGCGCGCCATCAACGAATTCGCCCGCGGCGAATTGGACGCGCAAGCCGCCGATCAGCGTCACCGCGACAGCATGCGCGGCGACGAGATCAAGGAAGGCATCAAGGCGTTCGCGGAGAAGCGACCGCCGAAATTCTGA
- a CDS encoding DUF6157 family protein, with product MTKPVHTTNCFNTFIQVAEDCPARTGEEPPLRAGKPTVACLQYGMIAKAPYKYTSDDVIFATSASGRELAVKATKTEKQAAREAFFSRGQACMRASSLGKRFGWGVHADSKGRIAIYPIESKHYKALARDPRLTQVRAMRSKRA from the coding sequence ATGACGAAGCCGGTGCACACGACCAACTGCTTCAACACCTTCATCCAGGTTGCTGAAGATTGTCCTGCGCGTACCGGCGAAGAGCCGCCGCTGCGCGCGGGAAAGCCGACGGTGGCGTGCCTGCAATACGGGATGATCGCCAAGGCGCCTTACAAATACACGTCCGACGACGTGATCTTCGCGACCTCTGCGTCGGGACGCGAACTCGCCGTGAAGGCGACGAAAACGGAGAAGCAGGCGGCCCGCGAAGCGTTCTTCTCCCGAGGGCAGGCGTGCATGAGGGCGTCGAGCCTGGGCAAGCGCTTCGGCTGGGGCGTTCATGCCGATAGCAAGGGCCGGATCGCGATCTATCCCATCGAGAGCAAACACTACAAGGCGCTTGCCCGCGATCCCAGGCTCACGCAGGTGCGCGCGATGCGGTCGAAGCGGGCTTGA
- a CDS encoding glutathione S-transferase family protein: MTDPNRITLYYSPQTRATGTRVLLEELGAPYDLRVLNMKAGEQRQPAYLAINPLGKVPAIHHRNALVTEQVAITIYLADLFPQAGLTPALNDPLRGPYLRWIAYYGASFEPALIDKFMQREPAPITQSPYADYDIMLGALEAQLSKGPYLLGERMTGADVLWGVAFSWTMMFGIVPKKDVFVRYAERMTSRPAFQRINAADAEMAAQHAAAAGG, from the coding sequence ATGACTGATCCGAACCGCATCACGCTGTATTATTCGCCGCAAACCCGGGCCACCGGCACGCGGGTGCTGCTGGAGGAACTGGGAGCGCCTTATGATCTTCGTGTCCTCAACATGAAGGCCGGCGAGCAGCGCCAGCCGGCCTATCTCGCCATCAACCCGCTCGGCAAGGTGCCGGCGATTCACCACCGCAACGCGCTGGTGACCGAGCAGGTCGCGATCACCATCTATCTAGCCGATTTGTTTCCGCAGGCGGGGCTGACACCCGCGCTGAACGATCCGCTGCGCGGCCCGTATCTGCGCTGGATCGCCTATTACGGCGCCTCGTTCGAGCCGGCCCTGATCGACAAGTTCATGCAGCGCGAGCCGGCACCGATCACGCAATCGCCGTATGCCGACTATGACATCATGCTCGGCGCGCTCGAGGCGCAGCTGTCGAAGGGCCCGTATCTGCTCGGCGAGCGCATGACGGGCGCCGACGTGCTGTGGGGCGTCGCGTTCAGCTGGACCATGATGTTCGGCATTGTGCCGAAAAAGGACGTGTTCGTCCGCTATGCCGAACGCATGACCTCGCGGCCCGCGTTCCAGCGCATCAACGCAGCGGACGCTGAGATGGCGGCGCAGCATGCTGCGGCGGCTGGCGGTTGA
- a CDS encoding YafY family protein has product MRASRMLSILTTLQAKGQVTAPELAQACEVSVRTIYRDIDALAASGVPVYADRGAEGGYRLLDGYRVRLNGLSQSEAEALFLGGLPGPAAAFGLDAAMIAAQNKLMAALPANLREDAGRMQERFHLDAPGWFGEAEEPKHLRTIAAATLRGTLIKIRYQSWRAEKQRRVAPLGLVLKGGSWYLAGLVDGSVRTYRVARVLDCTALDDRCERPAGFDLAGYWRDATLRLEAEMHPNVAIVRLSPFGVKLLDALSQPYVRARTQLEETADADGWRIARVPTGKTSWHAAAELLRLGPEAEVLEPADLREKMAELTEAMAVRYRAARKTGRRRDAPRPTKHS; this is encoded by the coding sequence ATGCGCGCGAGCCGGATGCTGTCGATCCTCACCACCCTCCAGGCCAAGGGGCAGGTCACCGCGCCCGAGCTCGCGCAGGCCTGCGAAGTCTCGGTGCGCACGATCTACCGCGACATCGACGCGCTCGCGGCGTCCGGCGTCCCCGTCTATGCCGACCGCGGGGCGGAGGGCGGCTATCGCCTGCTCGACGGCTATCGCGTGCGGCTGAACGGTCTGTCGCAGAGCGAGGCGGAAGCGCTGTTTCTGGGGGGATTGCCGGGCCCAGCGGCGGCGTTCGGGCTGGATGCGGCGATGATCGCCGCACAGAACAAGCTGATGGCCGCGCTGCCCGCCAATTTGCGCGAAGACGCCGGACGGATGCAGGAGCGCTTTCACCTCGACGCGCCGGGCTGGTTCGGCGAGGCGGAAGAACCGAAGCATCTGCGCACGATCGCCGCCGCGACCCTGCGCGGGACACTGATCAAGATCCGCTACCAGAGCTGGCGCGCCGAGAAGCAGCGTCGCGTCGCGCCGCTCGGTCTCGTGCTGAAAGGGGGCAGCTGGTATCTCGCAGGTCTGGTCGACGGCAGCGTGCGGACCTATCGCGTCGCGCGCGTGCTCGACTGCACCGCGCTCGACGATCGGTGTGAGCGGCCCGCCGGTTTCGATCTCGCCGGCTATTGGCGGGATGCAACGCTGCGTCTTGAGGCCGAGATGCATCCCAATGTCGCGATCGTTCGGCTGTCGCCCTTCGGCGTGAAACTGCTCGATGCCCTGAGCCAGCCTTACGTCAGGGCGCGTACGCAGCTCGAAGAGACCGCGGATGCGGACGGCTGGCGCATTGCCAGAGTGCCGACCGGCAAGACGTCATGGCATGCCGCCGCCGAATTGTTGCGGCTCGGGCCCGAGGCCGAAGTGCTGGAGCCGGCCGACCTGCGCGAGAAGATGGCCGAGCTGACAGAGGCGATGGCTGTGCGCTATCGCGCGGCGCGGAAAACAGGACGGCGGCGCGACGCGCCGCGACCGACGAAACACTCCTGA
- a CDS encoding fatty acid desaturase, producing MSDATVSDSGHRLKPLAPAMLRELSVRSNLRGAVQSLGHYGMVVLVGALIWRVSTTWGILWALPLMAVQGYLVAFLFMAVHETAHKTAFKSRGLNLVVGYLSGFIIGLPYEYYCLFHWDHHRYTQDPERDPELVVGVKPKSDTQLALAYSGVLQVAGRLWLMLGHAVTGKVVVPWIPENRRAIIVTEARAYVALYALLLVLSLWFSSALLLWVWIVPLIIGQFFLRPYLYAEHTGCERTRSAFQNTRTTYTGAIVKWIAWNMPYHVEHHAYPSIPFHALPKLNGIVDGEIVHRGRGYIRTTRETWAWFRRHRQAG from the coding sequence ATGAGCGACGCAACCGTTTCAGACTCCGGCCATCGGCTGAAGCCGTTGGCGCCGGCGATGCTGCGTGAACTGTCGGTGCGGTCCAACCTCAGGGGCGCCGTGCAGAGCCTCGGCCATTACGGCATGGTCGTACTGGTCGGCGCGCTGATCTGGCGGGTCTCGACGACCTGGGGTATCCTTTGGGCGTTGCCGCTGATGGCGGTGCAGGGCTATCTCGTCGCCTTCCTGTTCATGGCCGTGCACGAGACCGCGCACAAGACCGCGTTCAAAAGTCGCGGTCTCAACCTCGTGGTCGGCTATCTCTCGGGCTTCATCATCGGCTTGCCCTACGAATATTATTGCCTGTTTCACTGGGACCATCACCGCTACACCCAAGACCCCGAGAGGGACCCGGAGCTCGTCGTCGGCGTGAAGCCGAAATCCGACACGCAGCTCGCGCTCGCCTATAGCGGCGTGCTTCAGGTCGCCGGCCGCCTGTGGCTGATGCTCGGCCATGCCGTCACCGGCAAGGTCGTCGTGCCATGGATCCCCGAGAACAGGCGCGCCATCATCGTCACCGAGGCGCGCGCCTATGTCGCGCTCTATGCGCTGCTGCTCGTGCTGTCGTTGTGGTTCTCGTCGGCGCTGCTGCTCTGGGTCTGGATCGTGCCGTTGATCATTGGGCAGTTCTTCCTGCGTCCCTATCTCTACGCCGAGCACACCGGCTGCGAGCGTACCCGCAGCGCATTCCAGAACACCCGCACCACCTACACCGGCGCGATCGTCAAATGGATCGCGTGGAACATGCCCTACCATGTCGAGCATCACGCCTATCCCTCGATCCCGTTCCACGCACTGCCGAAGCTGAACGGGATCGTCGACGGCGAAATCGTCCATCGTGGCCGCGGCTACATCCGGACGACGCGCGAGACCTGGGCCTGGTTTCGGCGACATAGACAGGCCGGCTAG
- a CDS encoding alpha/beta fold hydrolase, which translates to MTAGRDYEIFEAGDVTLRSGAVVPSLKLAYKTYGTLGPDKDNVILYPTSFSAQHTDTEWLIGPDGVLDPTRYFIVIPNLFGNGLSSSPSNTAAPFPIVSYHDAIAVQHRLLTERFGISKLALVYGWSMGGMQAYHWAALHPDMVERAAVVCGSARCAPYNYVFLESVKAALTADPAFRDGRFAEKPVAGYRAMGRVYAGWAMSHGFYRDEIWREAGFTSLDDYLVRTWDAAFARRDANDLLAQIGIWQNGDISRCATFNGDFDRALGAITAHMLLMPGATDRYFDVRDNEDELGRLVNARSAVLHPIPSLHGHRAGNPINNPRDRAFIKAEIAELLGK; encoded by the coding sequence ATGACGGCAGGGCGCGACTACGAGATCTTCGAGGCCGGCGACGTCACGCTCCGGTCCGGGGCCGTCGTCCCTTCGCTCAAGCTCGCCTACAAGACCTACGGCACGCTCGGTCCGGACAAGGACAATGTCATTCTCTATCCGACCTCGTTCAGCGCGCAGCACACCGACACCGAGTGGCTGATCGGCCCCGACGGCGTGCTCGACCCCACGCGCTACTTCATCGTGATTCCGAACCTGTTCGGCAACGGCCTGTCGTCCTCGCCGTCGAATACCGCCGCGCCGTTCCCGATCGTGAGCTATCACGATGCCATCGCGGTCCAGCATCGGCTGCTCACCGAGCGGTTCGGCATCTCGAAGCTAGCCTTGGTCTATGGCTGGTCGATGGGCGGCATGCAGGCCTATCACTGGGCGGCGCTGCATCCCGATATGGTCGAACGGGCGGCCGTCGTCTGCGGCAGTGCCCGTTGTGCGCCCTATAATTACGTCTTCCTGGAAAGTGTGAAGGCCGCGCTGACCGCCGATCCCGCCTTCCGTGACGGCCGCTTCGCCGAGAAGCCCGTCGCAGGCTATCGCGCCATGGGGCGAGTCTACGCGGGTTGGGCGATGTCGCACGGTTTCTATCGCGACGAGATCTGGCGCGAAGCAGGCTTCACCTCGTTGGACGACTATCTCGTCCGCACATGGGACGCGGCGTTTGCCCGGCGCGATGCCAACGATCTCCTGGCTCAGATCGGGATCTGGCAGAACGGAGATATCAGTCGCTGCGCCACATTCAACGGCGATTTCGATCGCGCGCTCGGTGCGATCACGGCCCACATGCTGCTGATGCCCGGTGCGACCGACCGCTATTTCGACGTCCGCGACAACGAGGACGAACTCGGCCGGCTGGTCAATGCGCGCTCTGCGGTGCTGCATCCGATCCCGTCGCTGCACGGCCATCGCGCCGGCAACCCCATCAACAATCCGCGCGATCGGGCCTTCATCAAGGCCGAGATCGCGGAGCTTCTCGGCAAGTAG
- a CDS encoding MFS transporter has protein sequence MTSRSPSSSRIWPLFALNFFMADMQSGIGPFVGVFLQERGWASGLIGTAMTIGNVAGMLITTPIGGFIDASRNKRMWVVIPGICVVLASAIILISQNFWAVTFSQIAQSLASAAIVPAVTGITLGIAKQKGFNALNGRNQAFNHAGNMVGAALSGYLGYKFGYVSVFVLAAVFGAIAIACVMMIPAKAIDDRAARGSKEDDPDSAPDAFTMLLKHRALLVLALALALFHLGNAAIVPLYGLAAVAEGQANGPSFVATIVVIAQGVMVITSLIAMKAASKRNYWPIILVSFMFLPIRGVLAFFVTGWWGVVPMQVLDGLGTGLQTVAVPGMVARSLNGTGRINLGQGAVITVQGVGASLSPALGGWIAQWIGYGPTFLLLGGFGLASMALWFAFGAHVKKY, from the coding sequence ATGACATCGCGGTCCCCCTCCTCGTCTCGTATCTGGCCCCTGTTCGCTCTCAACTTCTTCATGGCCGACATGCAGTCGGGCATCGGCCCTTTCGTCGGCGTCTTCCTCCAGGAGCGCGGCTGGGCGAGCGGGTTGATCGGTACCGCGATGACGATCGGCAATGTCGCGGGCATGCTGATCACCACGCCGATCGGCGGCTTCATCGACGCCAGCCGCAACAAGCGCATGTGGGTCGTGATTCCCGGCATCTGCGTGGTGCTCGCCTCCGCGATCATCCTGATCTCGCAAAATTTCTGGGCGGTGACGTTCTCGCAGATCGCACAATCGCTGGCGAGCGCCGCGATCGTGCCCGCGGTCACCGGCATCACGCTCGGCATCGCCAAGCAGAAGGGCTTCAACGCGCTCAACGGCCGCAACCAGGCCTTCAACCACGCCGGCAACATGGTCGGCGCCGCGCTGTCGGGCTATCTCGGTTACAAGTTCGGCTATGTCTCGGTGTTCGTGCTGGCGGCGGTGTTCGGCGCCATCGCGATCGCCTGTGTGATGATGATTCCGGCCAAGGCGATCGATGATCGCGCCGCGCGCGGCAGCAAGGAGGACGATCCCGACAGCGCGCCGGACGCGTTCACGATGCTGCTCAAGCACCGCGCGCTGCTGGTGCTGGCACTGGCGCTCGCGCTGTTTCATCTCGGCAATGCCGCCATCGTTCCGCTCTATGGCCTGGCGGCGGTCGCCGAGGGCCAGGCCAACGGCCCGAGCTTCGTCGCGACCATCGTGGTGATCGCACAAGGCGTCATGGTCATCACGTCGCTGATCGCAATGAAGGCGGCGAGCAAGCGCAACTACTGGCCCATCATTCTTGTCTCCTTCATGTTCCTGCCCATCCGCGGCGTGCTCGCCTTCTTCGTCACGGGATGGTGGGGCGTCGTACCGATGCAGGTGCTCGACGGCCTGGGCACCGGACTCCAGACGGTTGCCGTCCCCGGCATGGTCGCGCGCTCGCTCAACGGCACCGGCCGCATCAATCTCGGCCAGGGTGCCGTGATCACCGTGCAGGGTGTCGGCGCGAGCCTCAGCCCCGCGCTTGGCGGCTGGATCGCGCAATGGATCGGCTACGGCCCGACATTCCTGCTACTCGGCGGTTTCGGCCTCGCGTCCATGGCGCTGTGGTTCGCGTTCGGCGCCCACGTGAAGAAGTATTGA